One Thermoanaerobaculia bacterium DNA window includes the following coding sequences:
- a CDS encoding type II toxin-antitoxin system prevent-host-death family antitoxin, whose protein sequence is MARETSYSAARARLASLCDEVAEGTEPIYITRRGAPTVALIAASELRGLEETAHLLRSPANARRLLAAVARARKGAGSRLTPSQVRKRAGLPPAK, encoded by the coding sequence ATGGCCAGAGAGACCAGCTACTCCGCCGCCCGCGCCCGGCTGGCGTCGCTTTGCGACGAGGTGGCCGAGGGCACGGAGCCGATCTACATCACCCGGCGCGGAGCGCCGACGGTCGCCCTCATCGCCGCCTCGGAGCTGCGAGGTCTCGAGGAGACCGCTCACCTCCTGCGCTCCCCCGCCAACGCCCGTCGGCTTCTGGCGGCGGTCGCGCGCGCGCGCAAGGGCGCCGGCAGCCGTTTGACACCCTCGCAGGTCAGGAAGCGCGCTGGACTTCCGCCGGCAAAGTAG
- a CDS encoding Txe/YoeB family addiction module toxin, with translation MADLAWWVETDRATALRLLRLIEAVLRDPIAGVGKPEPLKYQLAGTWSRRLTQEHRLVYLVTPTRIHFLQARYHY, from the coding sequence CTGGCCGACCTCGCCTGGTGGGTCGAGACCGACCGGGCCACGGCCCTGCGCCTGCTGCGCCTCATCGAAGCGGTGCTCCGCGACCCCATCGCCGGCGTCGGCAAGCCCGAACCGCTGAAGTACCAGCTCGCCGGCACCTGGTCCCGCCGCCTGACCCAGGAGCACCGCCTCGTTTATCTCGTCACCCCGACGCGCATCCACTTCCTGCAGGCCAGGTACCACTACTGA